Sequence from the uncultured Flavobacterium sp. genome:
TTACTAAGATATTTCACTCCAAGATATTATATCGTGGTAGCCGAAAAAATTCATAATTAATAATTTACAATTCATAATTATTTTATGAAATATTACATCGTCATTCCCGCGCATAACGAGCAAGACCTTATTGGTTTAACATTGCAATCTTTGGTTTCGCAAACTGTTTTGCCATCAAAAGTTGTCGTTGTAAATGACAATTCAACTGATAAAACAGAAGAAATTGTATTGGGATTTGCAAAAGAAAATCCGTTTATCTCTGTTGTAAACAAAACTTCTGATGCAATTCATATGCCTGGAAGTAAAGTAATTCAGGCTTTTCAGAAAGGTTATGAAACACTGGATTCAGATTACGATATTATTGTAAAAATAGATGGTGATTTAATTTTTCCTGCAAATTATTTTGAAACTATAATCAAACATTTTCAATCTGATCCAAAAATTGGAATGGCTGGAGGATTTTGTTATATCGAAAAAAATGGAGATTGGATTTTAGAAAACCTAACCGATAAAGATCATATTCGTGGTGCATTGAAAGCCTACAGAAAAGAAACTTATCAGCAAATTGGAGGTTTAAAACCTGCGATGGGCTGGGATACTGTAGACGAATTACTTTGTAAATATTATGATTGGAAAATAGTTACAGACGAATCTTTACATGTAAAACACCTAAAACCAACAGGTGCAAACTACAACAAAACAGCTCGTTATAAACAAGGCGAAGCTTTTTATACATTAGGATATGGTTTCTGGATTACATCAATTGCCTCTGCAAAGTTGGCGATGATGAAGAAAAAACCACTTCTATTTTTTGATTATATTAAAGGATTTTGGAAAGCTAAAAAAGCAAAAACTCCTTTGTTGGTTACCCCTGAACAGGCTAAATTTATTAGAAATTACCGTTTCCAAAAAATGAAACAAAAGTTAATTTGATTGGTAAAATGACCGAAAAACGGGAACTCATAACCCAAAACTCGTAAGTTCTTTTTACCTTAGCCAATATTTGTAAAACTATGATGCTAATTCGTTATTTATCTCAAATAGGAAGATATTTTTTAATGCTGAAGGAAATTTTCAATAAACAGACTAAATGGCCTGTTATGAAAAAATTGATTTTCAAAGAAATCGACGATCTAATAATCGACTCTCTTGGCATCGTTTGCTTTATCTCCTTTTTCATTGGAGGAGTTGTTGCCATTCAAACTGCACTAAACTTGACTAATCCCTTAATTCCAAAATATTTAATTGGTTTTGCTACACGTCAATCTGTAATCTTAGAGTTTGCGCCTACTTTTATTTCGGTAATTATGGCCGGAAAAATGGGATCTTACATTACTTCGAGTATCGGAACAATGCGTGTTACGGAACAAATTGATGCGCTGGAAGTTATGGGAGTTAATTCATTAAACTATCTTGTTTTTCCAAAAATAGTAGCTTTATTAATGTACCCATTTGTAATTGGAATCAGTATGTTTTTAGGGATATTTGGTGGATGGCTTGCTTGTGCTTACGGAGGATTCTCGACTAGTCAGGATTTTATTCAAGGTGCTCAAATGGAATTTATTCCGTTTCATATTACATATGCCTTCATTAAAACTTTAATTTTCGCAATGTTATTAGCTACAATTCCATCGTTTCACGGATATTACATGAAAGGTGGAGCACTTGAAGTTGGTAAAGCAAGTACAGTATCATTTGTTTGGACATCTGTTTGTATTATTCTTTTTAATTATATATTAACTCAATTATTATTAGGATAATGATCGAAGTAAAAAACATAGAAAAATCATTTGGCGACAGTAAAGTTTTAAAAGGTGTTTCGACGGTTTTTGAAACTGGAAAAACTAACTTGATTATTGGACAAAGTGGATCTGGAAAAACTGTTTTATTAAAAACGTTATTAGGAATTCATACACCGGATTCCGGAACAATTGAGTTTGACGGACGTGTTTATTCCGAATTAGAACCAGACGAAAAACGTGAATTAAGAACTGAAATTGGAATGGTTTTTCAAGGAAGTGCTTTATTTGATTCGATGACTGTTGAAGAAAATGTTGCTTTCCCTTTAAAAATGTTCACAAACGACAATAAAGCTAAAATTCAGGAACGTGTTGATTTTGTTTTAGAACGCGTTAATCTAATTGATGCACATAAAAAATTACCTTCTGAAATTTCCGGAGGTATGCAAAAACGTGTGGCGATTGCCCGCGCAATTGTAAATAATCCTAAGTATTTATTTTGTGATGAACCTAACTCTGGTTTAGATCCAAATACCTCAACTTTGATCGATAATTTGATTAAAGAAATTACCGAAGAATACAATATCACAACTGTAATCAATACTCACGATATGAACTCGGTAATGGAAATTGGTGAGAACATCGTATTCTTAAAAAAAGGAGTAAAAGCTTGGCAAGGAACTAAAGAAGAAATCTTTAGAACTGATAATAAAGACATCGTGAAATTTGTTTACTCTTCGAACTTATTCAAAAAAGTAAGAGAAGCTTATTTGAAAGGCTAAAACCTTTTTTTAATTCAAAATTCCAATTCTGGAAGAACTCAATAAAAAAATTCCAAATTCCAATAACTAATGCAGTTGGAATTTGGAATTTTTCTTTTATTGGAATTTAAATATTGTGTTTAATAATTCTTTGGCAACCCAAATCCTATTACAAGTCCTACTCCCGCGTAACTATACTTAGAAATGCTTCCAAAAAACTTAACACCAATACTAGGAGTTAATGCATTGAATATTAAATTAGATCTCCTCTTAGGATTAAACCATTTAAAGTTTGCTTCGAAAGGAACACCATAAAATCTTTTATATTGATAATAGCGATTATGCTCAAAATCTCTATTGGTGAACTTTAAATTATTAGAATTTACTCCAATAGAAACACTATAAGAATGACTTCTGGTTAACCATCTTCTTCCATACAAAATGGCATATTCATCATTATCTTCTACATTCGAAAAAGCAAAAACACTATCTTGTTTGACATATCCTGTTTCATGTGAATATCGCAAAGTAAAAAGATTTTTCTTATACTGATAATTTAATTCGCCTCCACCGGCAAAACCAAAATTTTGCATAACAGAAAAACCTCCAAAAACCTCCGCATAAATAATGGGACTCTTTTTCTGTATTATTATTACAACATCCTTGGTGGTTTCTTGTGCATAAATTGAATTCGAAAGCACTAAAACAAAAACAATCTTAAGTAGTTTTTTGATCATAATCAATTGAATATCTAGTTATAAAGAGGAAATAATTTTCAAAACACAACACAAATAATATACCAATAAAAAAATCCAAATTCCAATCTTAGTCAAAATTGGAATTTGGATTTTAAATATTGAGATTTCTACCAGATTTTAATTCGAGTTGATCAACTCAACCTCAGCATTTGGATTAAAAAGATATGTTCTTCCTGAACTAATCTCAATGCATTCAAAACGTTTGGTTCTCACCGCTAATTTCTTGAAGATTTTTCCGTTTTTAATTCTGAACACACTGCCGTAAGGAATTTCAAAAACATAGTTCTTATCACTATTTGCATCGTATTGTTTTAACGCTAAAGACAAAGTTGTATCTGTATCGCTACTTGCAGACGGATTCTTAAAATGCCTCGCTAATAACGGCAATAAACCACCCGGGAAAATCTCCGGACGAATAAAAGGAACCATCATTCTTTGAAAAGTAAGTTTCCACTCATTCCCATGCGGTTTTATATTTCGTCCAAACCTTTCAAATGCTACTAAATGTGAAATTTCATGAATTAGCGTAATCAAAAAACGATAT
This genomic interval carries:
- a CDS encoding glycosyltransferase family A protein, whose amino-acid sequence is MKYYIVIPAHNEQDLIGLTLQSLVSQTVLPSKVVVVNDNSTDKTEEIVLGFAKENPFISVVNKTSDAIHMPGSKVIQAFQKGYETLDSDYDIIVKIDGDLIFPANYFETIIKHFQSDPKIGMAGGFCYIEKNGDWILENLTDKDHIRGALKAYRKETYQQIGGLKPAMGWDTVDELLCKYYDWKIVTDESLHVKHLKPTGANYNKTARYKQGEAFYTLGYGFWITSIASAKLAMMKKKPLLFFDYIKGFWKAKKAKTPLLVTPEQAKFIRNYRFQKMKQKLI
- a CDS encoding ABC transporter permease gives rise to the protein MMLIRYLSQIGRYFLMLKEIFNKQTKWPVMKKLIFKEIDDLIIDSLGIVCFISFFIGGVVAIQTALNLTNPLIPKYLIGFATRQSVILEFAPTFISVIMAGKMGSYITSSIGTMRVTEQIDALEVMGVNSLNYLVFPKIVALLMYPFVIGISMFLGIFGGWLACAYGGFSTSQDFIQGAQMEFIPFHITYAFIKTLIFAMLLATIPSFHGYYMKGGALEVGKASTVSFVWTSVCIILFNYILTQLLLG
- a CDS encoding ATP-binding cassette domain-containing protein, whose translation is MIEVKNIEKSFGDSKVLKGVSTVFETGKTNLIIGQSGSGKTVLLKTLLGIHTPDSGTIEFDGRVYSELEPDEKRELRTEIGMVFQGSALFDSMTVEENVAFPLKMFTNDNKAKIQERVDFVLERVNLIDAHKKLPSEISGGMQKRVAIARAIVNNPKYLFCDEPNSGLDPNTSTLIDNLIKEITEEYNITTVINTHDMNSVMEIGENIVFLKKGVKAWQGTKEEIFRTDNKDIVKFVYSSNLFKKVREAYLKG
- a CDS encoding SprT-like domain-containing protein, yielding MNETLARYIPEHAVKPVFDLIVANQVHLKIVNERQTRHGDYRRGPSGKHEITVNASLNKYRFLITLIHEISHLVAFERFGRNIKPHGNEWKLTFQRMMVPFIRPEIFPGGLLPLLARHFKNPSASSDTDTTLSLALKQYDANSDKNYVFEIPYGSVFRIKNGKIFKKLAVRTKRFECIEISSGRTYLFNPNAEVELINSN